Proteins from a single region of Scleropages formosus chromosome 22, fSclFor1.1, whole genome shotgun sequence:
- the LOC108918557 gene encoding zinc finger protein ZXDC isoform X2 — translation MCRCYRDTKMEIQGLSRAQNTQQQHGVSCRRDLSRAGARIDAPRRAVSSQLGLGDYLDAHDLESDNNNNRPGTSPFLLEENGSGAGGGVPALDNPKQQEDPRSSPAARQARAQSASAGLCNVGGTSATTAPGKEPSPRPDCPGPGAAAAGRKFTFDNAAGDSHSHGAALQMALPVDVLQQQGPLLQPTQPRAPVSALQRPAAAPSSAPDASKSDLGASGTHRKDEQFYVVFSVAHEGNGSGEADSRRAASRAREGDTAAAQEEEEEPPRSSSSRQDALMEVQSGSGLSAPEEENVSQHLAGRVLRKPCPARGATTGDRAAELRLAVGPGDRGKNAVTVGTPGGGERHHPQQPSPGEADAMEHAPAGSALKSRGAAAMTHGASFPEAVQLSDATGSAYLPELNVSAVSTGACGPSNASPSDETFSGTIMINNQSIVVTIENGVLTLLAPQDGHSQKEDAAGSLFSLKEQLGVKDHQDIVLINYDSTAKSFGKNGNVAVGAVQYEEPRACLSVNDSGLTLEEDCTFSDPGSVLDSCASAKDGTFCSLTEGEMVDPGSKVGSHDRLITCDGEDLPSSKLSGCVGMMSRKGALVTYRCPQSDCSKTFDTKHKLKIHLLSHTEDQRPFKCPVEGCGWSFTTSYKLKRHLQSHDKVRPFTCEWENCGRKFTTVYNLKAHIKAHDQENTFVCEICSERFRSATRLGNHQRTHFEPERPHKCEFPGCEKTFITFSALFSHNRTHFREIGQFTCSYPGCDKRYDKACRLKIHLRSHTGERPFVCDSEGCGWSFTSMSKLLRHKRKHDDDRRFTCPEEGCGKSFTRAEHLKGHSITHLGTKPFECHVEGCSAKFSARSSLYIHSKKHQQDGASLRTRCPVANCSKHFSSRGSLKSHMLKHHNISPDLLSQLEMTTSLTPSSELTSTGPTAGDMDLGSLFSSVPGGGAGVTVGPGTVAAPSLTMDMSLVSSGILTIDAASVGTTLGAAGGGLAQAVDPLILAAGAEVGPPGFDGGPAGVLPQGTLNLDDVQTVNPEALGSLAALALRAPAGSDHLHTLSSSSVLTAEPPASLTPSSSLAATPGTELLSPPSKPDRGSGNGPLLGSTGVLGQQEGSKVVTQFVFPGHAGSFSAQKDAELNAAPACSFLESGGSARTDYRAIQLAKKKKQKGPGGGPAAGVAAGGRFTDSVTSASGELTLRDPVTGTQYVQIQLLQDDPASDGELAFQLSSQTSSSHSQLTVDLPVNILQEPPVTAEDDAGSDASQFTGSTINLQDLE, via the exons ATGTGCCGCTGCTACAGGGATACCAAGATGGAAATTCAGGGGCTTTCTAGAgcccaaaacacacagcagcaacaTGGCGTCTCCTGTCGGCGGGACCTGTCCCGAGCTGGAGCGCGGATAGACGCGCCGCGTCGCGCCGTTTCCAGCCAGCTCGGGCTCGGCGATTATTTGGACGCGCACGATCTGGAGagtgacaacaacaacaaccggCCTGGGACGTCTCCGTTTCTGCTGGAGGAAAATGGCAgcggtgctggtggtggtgttcCTGCGCTCGACAACCCCAAGCAGCAAGAGGATCCCCGCAGCAGCCCCGCCGCGCGGCAGGCGCGAGCACAAAGCGCGAGCGCGGGGCTCTGTAACGTAGGCGGCACGTCGGCGACGACAGCGCCTGGGAAGGAGCCCTCGCCGCGACCGGACTGCCCGGGTCCGGGAGCAGCAGCCGCGGGGAGGAAGTTCACCTTTGACAACGCCGCCGGGGACAGTCACAGTCACGGTGCCGCGTTGCAAATGGCGCTTCCTGTCGATGTGCTTCAGCAGCAGGGCCCCTTGTTGCAGCCGACGCAGCCCCGAGCTCCGGTTTCAGCGCTGCAGCGTCCGGCGGCTGCGCCCTCCTCCGCCCCCGACGCTAGCAAAAGCGACCTGGGCGCCTCCGGCACGCACCGGAAAGACGAGCAGTTTTACGTGGTTTTCAGCGTCGCGCACGAGGGCAATGGGTCCGGCGAGGCAGACTCGCGACGAGCCGCGTCCCGCGCCAGAGAGGGCGACACGGCCGCcgcccaggaggaggaggaggagcccccccgcagcagcagcagcaggcaggacGCGCTGATGGAAGTGCAGAGCGGTTCCGGCCTCTCTGCCCCCGAGGAGGAAAACGTGTCCCAGCATTTGGCGGGAAGAGTCCTCAGGAAGCCTTGTCCCGCGCGCGGTGCGACGACAGGTGACCGTGCTGCTGAGCTCAGGCTGGCGGTGGGGCCGGGAGACCGCGGTAAGAACGCGGTCACGGTGGGCACGCCTGGCGGAGGGGAGCGGCATCACCCCCAGCAGCCGTCTCCCGGCGAGGCGGACGCAATGGAGCACGCGCCCGCCGGCTCCGCCCTCAAGAGCCGAGGAGCCGCCGCGATGACCCACGGCGCCTCTTTTCCCGAAGCTGTTCAGCTGAGCGACGCTACCGGCTCCGCTTACCTTCCGGAGCTGAACGTGTCCGCTGTGTCGACCGGGGCCTGCGGGCCTTCGAACGCTTCGCCCTCGGATGAGACCTTCTCCGGGACCATCATGATCAATAACCAGAGCATCGTGGTGACCATTGAAAACGGGGTGCTGACGTTGCTCGCCCCACAGGATGGTCACAGCCAGAAAGAGGATGCCGCCGGCAGCTTGTTCAGCTTGAAGGAACAGCTAGGGGTGAAGGATCACCAGGATATCGTGTTGATCAATTACGACAGTACCGCCAAGtcctttggaaagaatggaaaTGTGGCTGTAGGCGCCGTCCAGTATGAGGAGCCCAGAGCCTGTTTGTCGGTGAATGATTCAGGGCTGACTCTAGAAGAAGATTGTACCTTCTCAGATCCAGGCTCCGTCCTGGATTCGTGTGCCTCGGCTAAGGACGGGACATTTTGTTCtttaacagaaggagagatggtGGACCCTGGTTCAAAGGTTGGGTCCCACGACAGGTTGATAACGTGCGATGGCGAAGACCTTCCGTCCAGTAAGCTCTCAGGGTGTGTAGGAATGATGTCCAGGAAAGGAGCCTTGGTAACGTACCGCTGCCCGCAGTCAGACTGCAGCAAGACCTTTGACACCAAGCACAAGCTGAAGATACACCTCCTTTCTCACACAGAAGACCAAAGGCCGTTCAAGTGCCCGGTAGAGGGCTGCGGCTGGTCCTTCACGACATCCTACAAACTCAAGCGTCACCTGCAGTCCCACGACAAGGTGCGGCCGTTCACTTGCGAGTGGGAGAACTGCGGCCGCAAGTTCACCACGGTGTACAACCTGAAAGCGCACATCAAAGCGCATGACCAGGAGAACACGTTCGTGTGCGAGATCTGCAGTGAGCGCTTTCGAAGCGCCACCAGGCTGGGCAACCACCAGCGCACCCACTTCGAACCCGAAAGACCCCACAAGTGTGAATTCCCAG GCTGTGAGAAGACCTTCATCACCTTCAGCGCTCTGTTCTCCCACAATCGCACGCACTTCCGAGAGATCGGCCAGTTCACCTGCAGTTACCCCGGCTGCGACAAGCGCTACGACAAAGCCTGTCGCCTAAAGATCCACCTGCGCAGCCACACAG GTGAACGGCCATTTGTGTGCGACTCGGAGGGCTGCGGGTGGTCCTTCACCAGCATGTCCAAGCTTCTCAGACACAAAAG GAAGCACGATGATGATCGGCGCTTCACCTGTCCGGAGGAAGGGTGCGGCAAGTCATTCACGAGGGCCGAACACCTGAAGGGCCACAGCATTACACACTTGGGCACCAAGCCTTTTGAGTGCCATGTGGAAG GCTGCTCTGCCAAGTTCTCGGCACGCAGCAGTCTGTACATCCACTCCAAGAAGCACCAGCAGGATGGCGCGTCGCTACGCACACGCTGCCCTGTCGCCAACTGtagcaaacacttttcctcCCGGGGTAGCCTGAAGAGCCACATGCTGAAACACCATAATATCAGCCCCG ACTTGCTCAGTCAGTTGGAGATGACCACTTCTCTCACCCCGAGCAGTGAGCTCACAAGCACAGGCCCAACCGCTGGGGACATGGACCTCGGTTCGCTCTTCTCTAGTGTCCCAGGAGGAGGTGCTGGTGTGACTGTAGGGCCAGGGACTGTGGCTGCACCAAGCTTGACTATGGACATGTCGCTGGTCAGCTCTGGTATCTTGACCATTGATGCAGCCTCAGTGGGGACTACCCTTGGAGCTGCTGGGGGGGGCTTGGCCCAAGCAGTGGACCCTCTGATATTGGCAGCAGGGGCTGAAGTAGGACCCCCAGGCTTTGACGGTGGGCCTGCTGGAGTGCTCCCCCAGGGAACCCTGAACTTGGATGATGTCCAGACTGTGAATCCAGAGGCCCTCGGCTCCCTAGCTGCATTGGCTTTGCGAGCTCCTGCTGGGTCAGACCACCTTCACACTCTCAGCTCCTCTAGTGTACTGACTGCAGAACCCCCAGCCTCACTCACTCCCTCCAGCAGCCTTGCAGCCACCCCTGGCACGGAATTGCTTTCACCACCCTCCAAACCAGACAGGGGGAGTGGCAATGGCCCCCTTCTGGGCAGCACAGGTGTGTTGGGGCAGCAAGAGGGCAGCAAGGTGGTAACCCAGTTTGTGTTTCCTGGTCATGCTGGTAGCTTCAGCGCACAGAAGGATGCGGAACTCAATGCAGCTCCAGCCTGTTCCTTCTTG GAGAGTGGGGGGTCAGCTCGGACTGACTACAGAGCTATCCAGCTggccaagaagaagaagcagaaaggcCCAGGAGGTGGTCCTG CAGCTGGGGTTGCTGCAGGTGGCCGTTTCACCGACAGTGTGACCTCAGCTAGCGGGGAACTGACTCTCCGAGACCCTGTCACTGGGACACAGTATGTTCAGATACAGCTTCTACAG GATGACCCAGCCAGTGATGGGGAGCTGGCCTTCCAGCTCAGTTCTCAGACTTCAAGCTCCCACTCACAGCTTACTGTCGACCTGCCTGTCAACATCCTGCAG GAACCCCCAGTCACAGCAGAGGATGATGCAGGATCAGATGCATCACAGTTCACTGGAAGCACCATTAACCTTCAGGACCTGGAGTGA
- the LOC108918557 gene encoding zinc finger protein ZXDC isoform X1 gives MCRCYRDTKMEIQGLSRAQNTQQQHGVSCRRDLSRAGARIDAPRRAVSSQLGLGDYLDAHDLESDNNNNRPGTSPFLLEENGSGAGGGVPALDNPKQQEDPRSSPAARQARAQSASAGLCNVGGTSATTAPGKEPSPRPDCPGPGAAAAGRKFTFDNAAGDSHSHGAALQMALPVDVLQQQGPLLQPTQPRAPVSALQRPAAAPSSAPDASKSDLGASGTHRKDEQFYVVFSVAHEGNGSGEADSRRAASRAREGDTAAAQEEEEEPPRSSSSRQDALMEVQSGSGLSAPEEENVSQHLAGRVLRKPCPARGATTGDRAAELRLAVGPGDRGKNAVTVGTPGGGERHHPQQPSPGEADAMEHAPAGSALKSRGAAAMTHGASFPEAVQLSDATGSAYLPELNVSAVSTGACGPSNASPSDETFSGTIMINNQSIVVTIENGVLTLLAPQDGHSQKEDAAGSLFSLKEQLGVKDHQDIVLINYDSTAKSFGKNGNVAVGAVQYEEPRACLSVNDSGLTLEEDCTFSDPGSVLDSCASAKDGTFCSLTEGEMVDPGSKVGSHDRLITCDGEDLPSSKLSGCVGMMSRKGALVTYRCPQSDCSKTFDTKHKLKIHLLSHTEDQRPFKCPVEGCGWSFTTSYKLKRHLQSHDKVRPFTCEWENCGRKFTTVYNLKAHIKAHDQENTFVCEICSERFRSATRLGNHQRTHFEPERPHKCEFPGCEKTFITFSALFSHNRTHFREIGQFTCSYPGCDKRYDKACRLKIHLRSHTGERPFVCDSEGCGWSFTSMSKLLRHKRKHDDDRRFTCPEEGCGKSFTRAEHLKGHSITHLGTKPFECHVEGCSAKFSARSSLYIHSKKHQQDGASLRTRCPVANCSKHFSSRGSLKSHMLKHHNISPDLLSQLEMTTSLTPSSELTSTGPTAGDMDLGSLFSSVPGGGAGVTVGPGTVAAPSLTMDMSLVSSGILTIDAASVGTTLGAAGGGLAQAVDPLILAAGAEVGPPGFDGGPAGVLPQGTLNLDDVQTVNPEALGSLAALALRAPAGSDHLHTLSSSSVLTAEPPASLTPSSSLAATPGTELLSPPSKPDRGSGNGPLLGSTGVLGQQEGSKVVTQFVFPGHAGSFSAQKDAELNAAPACSFLESGGSARTDYRAIQLAKKKKQKGPGGGPGQSLGQRKSKSAKGASVSAAGVAAGGRFTDSVTSASGELTLRDPVTGTQYVQIQLLQDDPASDGELAFQLSSQTSSSHSQLTVDLPVNILQEPPVTAEDDAGSDASQFTGSTINLQDLE, from the exons ATGTGCCGCTGCTACAGGGATACCAAGATGGAAATTCAGGGGCTTTCTAGAgcccaaaacacacagcagcaacaTGGCGTCTCCTGTCGGCGGGACCTGTCCCGAGCTGGAGCGCGGATAGACGCGCCGCGTCGCGCCGTTTCCAGCCAGCTCGGGCTCGGCGATTATTTGGACGCGCACGATCTGGAGagtgacaacaacaacaaccggCCTGGGACGTCTCCGTTTCTGCTGGAGGAAAATGGCAgcggtgctggtggtggtgttcCTGCGCTCGACAACCCCAAGCAGCAAGAGGATCCCCGCAGCAGCCCCGCCGCGCGGCAGGCGCGAGCACAAAGCGCGAGCGCGGGGCTCTGTAACGTAGGCGGCACGTCGGCGACGACAGCGCCTGGGAAGGAGCCCTCGCCGCGACCGGACTGCCCGGGTCCGGGAGCAGCAGCCGCGGGGAGGAAGTTCACCTTTGACAACGCCGCCGGGGACAGTCACAGTCACGGTGCCGCGTTGCAAATGGCGCTTCCTGTCGATGTGCTTCAGCAGCAGGGCCCCTTGTTGCAGCCGACGCAGCCCCGAGCTCCGGTTTCAGCGCTGCAGCGTCCGGCGGCTGCGCCCTCCTCCGCCCCCGACGCTAGCAAAAGCGACCTGGGCGCCTCCGGCACGCACCGGAAAGACGAGCAGTTTTACGTGGTTTTCAGCGTCGCGCACGAGGGCAATGGGTCCGGCGAGGCAGACTCGCGACGAGCCGCGTCCCGCGCCAGAGAGGGCGACACGGCCGCcgcccaggaggaggaggaggagcccccccgcagcagcagcagcaggcaggacGCGCTGATGGAAGTGCAGAGCGGTTCCGGCCTCTCTGCCCCCGAGGAGGAAAACGTGTCCCAGCATTTGGCGGGAAGAGTCCTCAGGAAGCCTTGTCCCGCGCGCGGTGCGACGACAGGTGACCGTGCTGCTGAGCTCAGGCTGGCGGTGGGGCCGGGAGACCGCGGTAAGAACGCGGTCACGGTGGGCACGCCTGGCGGAGGGGAGCGGCATCACCCCCAGCAGCCGTCTCCCGGCGAGGCGGACGCAATGGAGCACGCGCCCGCCGGCTCCGCCCTCAAGAGCCGAGGAGCCGCCGCGATGACCCACGGCGCCTCTTTTCCCGAAGCTGTTCAGCTGAGCGACGCTACCGGCTCCGCTTACCTTCCGGAGCTGAACGTGTCCGCTGTGTCGACCGGGGCCTGCGGGCCTTCGAACGCTTCGCCCTCGGATGAGACCTTCTCCGGGACCATCATGATCAATAACCAGAGCATCGTGGTGACCATTGAAAACGGGGTGCTGACGTTGCTCGCCCCACAGGATGGTCACAGCCAGAAAGAGGATGCCGCCGGCAGCTTGTTCAGCTTGAAGGAACAGCTAGGGGTGAAGGATCACCAGGATATCGTGTTGATCAATTACGACAGTACCGCCAAGtcctttggaaagaatggaaaTGTGGCTGTAGGCGCCGTCCAGTATGAGGAGCCCAGAGCCTGTTTGTCGGTGAATGATTCAGGGCTGACTCTAGAAGAAGATTGTACCTTCTCAGATCCAGGCTCCGTCCTGGATTCGTGTGCCTCGGCTAAGGACGGGACATTTTGTTCtttaacagaaggagagatggtGGACCCTGGTTCAAAGGTTGGGTCCCACGACAGGTTGATAACGTGCGATGGCGAAGACCTTCCGTCCAGTAAGCTCTCAGGGTGTGTAGGAATGATGTCCAGGAAAGGAGCCTTGGTAACGTACCGCTGCCCGCAGTCAGACTGCAGCAAGACCTTTGACACCAAGCACAAGCTGAAGATACACCTCCTTTCTCACACAGAAGACCAAAGGCCGTTCAAGTGCCCGGTAGAGGGCTGCGGCTGGTCCTTCACGACATCCTACAAACTCAAGCGTCACCTGCAGTCCCACGACAAGGTGCGGCCGTTCACTTGCGAGTGGGAGAACTGCGGCCGCAAGTTCACCACGGTGTACAACCTGAAAGCGCACATCAAAGCGCATGACCAGGAGAACACGTTCGTGTGCGAGATCTGCAGTGAGCGCTTTCGAAGCGCCACCAGGCTGGGCAACCACCAGCGCACCCACTTCGAACCCGAAAGACCCCACAAGTGTGAATTCCCAG GCTGTGAGAAGACCTTCATCACCTTCAGCGCTCTGTTCTCCCACAATCGCACGCACTTCCGAGAGATCGGCCAGTTCACCTGCAGTTACCCCGGCTGCGACAAGCGCTACGACAAAGCCTGTCGCCTAAAGATCCACCTGCGCAGCCACACAG GTGAACGGCCATTTGTGTGCGACTCGGAGGGCTGCGGGTGGTCCTTCACCAGCATGTCCAAGCTTCTCAGACACAAAAG GAAGCACGATGATGATCGGCGCTTCACCTGTCCGGAGGAAGGGTGCGGCAAGTCATTCACGAGGGCCGAACACCTGAAGGGCCACAGCATTACACACTTGGGCACCAAGCCTTTTGAGTGCCATGTGGAAG GCTGCTCTGCCAAGTTCTCGGCACGCAGCAGTCTGTACATCCACTCCAAGAAGCACCAGCAGGATGGCGCGTCGCTACGCACACGCTGCCCTGTCGCCAACTGtagcaaacacttttcctcCCGGGGTAGCCTGAAGAGCCACATGCTGAAACACCATAATATCAGCCCCG ACTTGCTCAGTCAGTTGGAGATGACCACTTCTCTCACCCCGAGCAGTGAGCTCACAAGCACAGGCCCAACCGCTGGGGACATGGACCTCGGTTCGCTCTTCTCTAGTGTCCCAGGAGGAGGTGCTGGTGTGACTGTAGGGCCAGGGACTGTGGCTGCACCAAGCTTGACTATGGACATGTCGCTGGTCAGCTCTGGTATCTTGACCATTGATGCAGCCTCAGTGGGGACTACCCTTGGAGCTGCTGGGGGGGGCTTGGCCCAAGCAGTGGACCCTCTGATATTGGCAGCAGGGGCTGAAGTAGGACCCCCAGGCTTTGACGGTGGGCCTGCTGGAGTGCTCCCCCAGGGAACCCTGAACTTGGATGATGTCCAGACTGTGAATCCAGAGGCCCTCGGCTCCCTAGCTGCATTGGCTTTGCGAGCTCCTGCTGGGTCAGACCACCTTCACACTCTCAGCTCCTCTAGTGTACTGACTGCAGAACCCCCAGCCTCACTCACTCCCTCCAGCAGCCTTGCAGCCACCCCTGGCACGGAATTGCTTTCACCACCCTCCAAACCAGACAGGGGGAGTGGCAATGGCCCCCTTCTGGGCAGCACAGGTGTGTTGGGGCAGCAAGAGGGCAGCAAGGTGGTAACCCAGTTTGTGTTTCCTGGTCATGCTGGTAGCTTCAGCGCACAGAAGGATGCGGAACTCAATGCAGCTCCAGCCTGTTCCTTCTTG GAGAGTGGGGGGTCAGCTCGGACTGACTACAGAGCTATCCAGCTggccaagaagaagaagcagaaaggcCCAGGAGGTGGTCCTG gCCAAAGTCTGGGGCAGAGGAAGAGCAAGAGTGCAAAAGGTGCTTCTGTTTCAGCAGCTGGGGTTGCTGCAGGTGGCCGTTTCACCGACAGTGTGACCTCAGCTAGCGGGGAACTGACTCTCCGAGACCCTGTCACTGGGACACAGTATGTTCAGATACAGCTTCTACAG GATGACCCAGCCAGTGATGGGGAGCTGGCCTTCCAGCTCAGTTCTCAGACTTCAAGCTCCCACTCACAGCTTACTGTCGACCTGCCTGTCAACATCCTGCAG GAACCCCCAGTCACAGCAGAGGATGATGCAGGATCAGATGCATCACAGTTCACTGGAAGCACCATTAACCTTCAGGACCTGGAGTGA